The Bifidobacterium eulemuris genome includes a window with the following:
- the cas4 gene encoding CRISPR-associated protein Cas4 translates to MKGPDGYPEDDWLALSGIQHFSFCKRQWALIHIEQLWSENYLTTAGFLEHDRAHDYAASESRGNTLIMRDLRIFSRTLGVTGACDVVEFQRSSDGVPLHGREGLWLPYPIEYKHGKSKINDADRLQLCAEAMCLEEMLACAIPEGALFYRETKRREQVVLNDDLRFKVRELFEQMHDLMKRGWTPVVKTGKSCAACSLKDWCLPELQKTKTAREYIDEYVNDDVG, encoded by the coding sequence ATGAAAGGGCCGGACGGTTATCCAGAGGACGATTGGCTGGCCCTTTCCGGCATCCAGCACTTTTCGTTCTGCAAACGGCAGTGGGCACTAATCCATATCGAGCAGCTGTGGTCGGAGAACTATCTGACCACAGCAGGTTTTCTCGAGCACGATAGAGCACATGATTACGCCGCGTCTGAATCACGTGGCAATACGCTAATTATGCGTGATCTTCGAATCTTTTCACGAACGTTGGGAGTTACCGGTGCCTGTGATGTGGTGGAGTTCCAGCGTTCATCGGATGGTGTACCTCTGCATGGACGGGAGGGCCTATGGCTTCCATACCCAATCGAATACAAGCATGGTAAATCTAAAATCAACGATGCGGATCGACTCCAGTTATGCGCTGAAGCCATGTGTCTTGAAGAGATGCTCGCTTGCGCGATACCAGAAGGCGCGTTGTTCTACCGGGAAACAAAAAGGCGCGAACAGGTAGTCCTAAACGACGATCTTCGGTTCAAAGTCCGGGAATTGTTCGAGCAAATGCATGATCTGATGAAGAGAGGATGGACGCCGGTGGTCAAAACCGGCAAATCATGTGCAGCTTGTTCGTTGAAGGACTGGTGCCTGCCGGAATTGCAAAAAACAAAAACAGCGCGTGAATACATCGACGAGTATGTCAACGATGATGTGGGCTGA
- the cas2 gene encoding CRISPR-associated endonuclease Cas2 produces the protein MMVVVAYDVNTETPEGRKRLRAVAKISAKYGQRVQNSVFECEVSPSDYLMLVHDLVEVMDQERDSLRMYKLGAKHSSKIEQFGRRRHLPVDDVMLI, from the coding sequence ATGATGGTGGTTGTGGCTTACGACGTTAATACGGAAACGCCGGAAGGGCGGAAAAGACTTCGTGCGGTGGCAAAAATCAGCGCAAAATACGGGCAGCGTGTGCAGAACAGCGTGTTTGAATGTGAAGTTTCGCCGTCGGATTATTTGATGTTGGTACATGATCTTGTGGAGGTGATGGATCAAGAACGAGACAGTCTTCGCATGTATAAACTTGGTGCCAAGCACTCGTCCAAGATTGAACAGTTCGGCAGGCGGCGACATCTTCCCGTTGATGATGTGATGTTGATTTAA
- the cas1c gene encoding type I-C CRISPR-associated endonuclease Cas1c, which translates to MRQLLNTLFVTTEDVYLSLENDNVVVHQDDQILAKVPLRSIESILCFSYKGASPSLMGRCGELGVGLSFYSPRGRYYCSILGENNRNVLLRRAQYRYADDEVLSLTLAKSFILGKVFNSRWVLERAKRDHALRVNVKRLSEQSERLAHSLRDIRGCESMEALRGIEGIAAKDYFYAFDDLILKSKDDFFFEERTRRPPLDKMNALLSFIYSVVTNDCVAALQGVGLDPYVGFMHVDRPGRASLALDLVEEFRPVLADRFALTLVNTGVVQSKDFEQRENGGVFLTDSGRKAVLSSWQKRKMELITHPFLQERISWGLVPYVQALLLARLLRGDLDAYPPFFWK; encoded by the coding sequence ATGAGACAACTGCTGAATACGTTGTTTGTGACGACTGAGGATGTGTATCTGTCTTTAGAGAACGACAATGTGGTCGTTCATCAAGATGACCAGATTCTAGCGAAGGTTCCGCTGCGCTCGATAGAGTCCATCCTCTGTTTTTCATACAAAGGAGCATCTCCATCGTTAATGGGGCGCTGCGGCGAACTTGGCGTCGGGCTATCGTTCTATTCGCCGCGAGGAAGGTACTACTGTTCGATTCTTGGTGAAAACAACCGTAACGTTCTGCTGCGTCGTGCACAGTACAGGTATGCGGACGATGAGGTCTTGTCATTGACATTGGCGAAATCGTTTATTTTGGGAAAAGTGTTTAACTCACGATGGGTGCTGGAGCGTGCGAAACGTGATCATGCACTGCGGGTGAATGTGAAACGATTGTCTGAGCAGAGCGAACGTCTTGCGCATTCGTTGCGGGATATTCGCGGATGCGAGTCCATGGAAGCGCTAAGAGGGATAGAGGGGATAGCTGCTAAGGATTACTTCTATGCCTTTGACGATCTGATTCTTAAGAGCAAGGATGATTTCTTCTTTGAAGAAAGAACACGGCGTCCTCCTCTTGACAAGATGAATGCGTTACTGTCTTTTATCTATTCGGTAGTGACCAACGATTGCGTTGCTGCGCTGCAGGGAGTTGGCTTGGATCCCTACGTGGGATTCATGCATGTTGATCGTCCTGGACGAGCCTCTCTCGCCTTGGATCTGGTTGAGGAGTTTCGTCCTGTTCTCGCGGATCGTTTCGCGCTGACTTTGGTTAATACAGGAGTGGTTCAATCCAAAGATTTTGAGCAGCGTGAAAACGGAGGGGTGTTTCTGACTGATTCAGGTCGAAAGGCGGTATTGTCTTCTTGGCAGAAACGGAAGATGGAGTTGATAACCCATCCTTTCCTGCAAGAGAGAATTTCTTGGGGATTGGTCCCATATGTGCAGGCGTTGCTGCTGGCTCGCTTGCTACGTGGTGATCTTGATGCTTATCCGCCTTTCTTTTGGAAGTGA
- the cas7c gene encoding type I-C CRISPR-associated protein Cas7/Csd2, producing the protein MNSLAYKIDYVVSIAAKNANPNGDPLDGNRPRTTFEGFGEISDVALKRKIRNRLQDEGERIFVQADERSDDGAKSLSDRFNTFLKTLPKDEQKQKELVSKKACENWLDVRAFGQVFAFKKAKDKDVDEVSLGVRGPVSIQPAFSTQPIAIDDVQITKSVNSETTDTGKKSSDTMGMKYRVSGRVVYTTCGSISPQLAEKTGFSEADAEKIKQALLSLFENDESSARPAGSMEVLNVVWFTHNCKGGQYSSAKVHRAVTVSDDGAVTVNPEEIPGLQYEILSGR; encoded by the coding sequence ATGAATAGCTTGGCATATAAGATTGATTACGTCGTCTCCATCGCGGCCAAGAACGCGAATCCCAATGGTGATCCGCTGGATGGTAATCGTCCTCGCACCACTTTCGAAGGTTTTGGCGAGATCTCGGATGTCGCGTTGAAACGGAAAATTCGCAATCGTCTGCAGGACGAAGGCGAACGTATTTTTGTACAGGCGGATGAGCGTTCCGATGATGGCGCGAAGTCGTTGTCAGACCGATTCAATACGTTCCTGAAGACGCTGCCTAAAGACGAACAGAAACAGAAGGAACTGGTATCCAAGAAAGCGTGCGAGAACTGGCTTGATGTCCGTGCGTTCGGTCAGGTTTTCGCATTTAAGAAGGCGAAGGATAAGGATGTCGACGAGGTGTCGCTCGGCGTCCGGGGGCCTGTTTCCATCCAGCCGGCGTTTTCCACTCAGCCGATAGCCATCGATGATGTGCAGATCACGAAGTCGGTGAACAGTGAAACCACGGACACCGGTAAGAAATCCTCGGACACCATGGGTATGAAATACCGTGTTTCCGGTCGTGTGGTGTATACGACATGTGGCAGCATCAGCCCGCAGCTGGCCGAGAAGACCGGCTTCTCCGAAGCCGATGCTGAGAAAATCAAGCAGGCTTTGTTGTCGCTGTTCGAAAACGACGAAAGCTCAGCGCGCCCGGCCGGTTCCATGGAGGTGTTGAACGTGGTCTGGTTCACGCACAACTGCAAGGGCGGACAGTATTCTTCAGCCAAAGTGCATCGTGCGGTCACTGTGAGTGACGACGGTGCTGTGACTGTGAACCCGGAGGAAATTCCCGGCTTGCAATACGAGATTCTTTCGGGACGCTGA